The following are from one region of the Acidimicrobiales bacterium genome:
- a CDS encoding glycosyltransferase family 1 protein, translating to MTVLRLSLDVTAVPPKPAGAGRYTIDLATALAARTDVAVTFVARRDDNERWAAFGHAVEPVAPSRRPTRLAWEQVRLPSILGKLGLDVHHSPHYTMPERSSLPKVVTIHDLTFFDHPEWHERTKVPFFRRAIRVAARHADAIVCVSCTTADLLHARCSPLAPVHVVPHGVDVDRFTALPLDTDEAHLAELGVRPPYVLFVGTIEPRKDVPTLVKAFDRMAGAHSDVSLVLAGGEGWGTAPVETAIAAARHRGRIVRTGYVSDDAVPALLRHATAVAYPALEEGFGLPALEALACGAPLVTTSGTAMEEVAGAAALLVEPGDLDGLAGALDMLVRGDVGLDARRRRGLEIAARHTWAASAEGHVEAYRTLL from the coding sequence CGTGCTGCGGCTTTCCCTCGATGTCACTGCGGTGCCGCCCAAGCCCGCGGGCGCGGGCCGCTACACCATCGACTTGGCCACCGCCTTGGCGGCCCGCACCGACGTGGCCGTCACCTTCGTGGCCCGCCGCGACGACAACGAGCGCTGGGCCGCGTTCGGCCATGCAGTCGAGCCCGTAGCCCCCTCGCGCCGCCCGACCCGGTTGGCATGGGAGCAGGTGCGACTGCCGAGCATCCTCGGCAAGCTCGGCCTCGACGTCCACCACAGCCCGCACTACACGATGCCCGAGCGGTCCTCGCTCCCGAAGGTCGTGACCATCCACGACCTCACCTTCTTCGACCATCCCGAATGGCACGAGCGCACCAAGGTCCCCTTCTTCCGCCGGGCCATCCGGGTGGCCGCCCGCCACGCCGATGCCATCGTGTGCGTGAGCTGCACCACCGCCGACCTGCTCCACGCCCGTTGCTCCCCGCTGGCGCCCGTGCACGTCGTGCCCCACGGCGTCGACGTCGACCGGTTCACGGCCCTGCCCCTCGACACCGACGAGGCCCACTTGGCCGAGCTCGGCGTGCGGCCGCCCTACGTCCTGTTCGTGGGCACCATCGAACCCCGCAAGGACGTGCCCACGTTGGTCAAGGCCTTCGACCGCATGGCCGGTGCCCACAGCGACGTCTCCTTGGTGTTGGCGGGCGGCGAGGGGTGGGGGACAGCGCCGGTGGAGACAGCCATCGCGGCCGCTCGCCACCGGGGCCGAATCGTGCGCACCGGCTACGTCAGCGACGACGCCGTGCCCGCCCTGCTGCGCCACGCGACGGCCGTGGCCTACCCGGCGTTGGAGGAGGGCTTCGGCCTGCCCGCACTGGAAGCGCTGGCGTGCGGGGCGCCGTTGGTGACGACCAGCGGCACGGCCATGGAGGAGGTGGCGGGCGCTGCCGCCCTGCTGGTCGAGCCCGGTGACCTCGACGGGTTGGCAGGCGCGCTCGACATGCTCGTGCGCGGCGACGTCGGCCTCGACGCCCGCCGCCGACGCGGCCTGGAGATCGCGGCGCGCCACACGTGGGCGGCCAGCGCCGAAGGCCACGTCGAGGCCTACCGGACGCTCTTGTAG
- a CDS encoding GDP-mannose 4,6-dehydratase translates to MRAFVTGGHGFVGRWLRAHLEAEGDEVVAPDAEDLDVTDLPAVAEYMADARPDAVYHLAGLASVAESWKRPDAALAVNAGGTLAVLEAARALDAPPRVLLVSSAEVYGAVGADAVTEDAPLRPVTPYAASKVAAEYLGLQAFLGSGVPVVRARPFNHVGPGQSPGFVVAALAKRIAEAARTGATTLAVGNLTPRRDFTDVRDVVRAYRLLVERGEPGEAYNVCSGRDVMVADLVEQMTTIAGVTLRLEADPELVRPVDVPVMRGDASRLHALTGWQPEIPIEQTLADVLAEA, encoded by the coding sequence GTGCGCGCGTTCGTCACCGGAGGGCACGGCTTCGTGGGGCGATGGTTGCGCGCCCACCTGGAGGCCGAAGGCGACGAGGTAGTCGCACCCGACGCCGAGGATCTCGACGTCACCGACCTGCCCGCGGTGGCCGAGTACATGGCCGATGCCCGACCCGACGCGGTGTACCACTTGGCCGGACTGGCATCCGTGGCCGAGTCGTGGAAGCGCCCCGACGCGGCGTTGGCGGTCAATGCGGGCGGCACCCTCGCCGTGCTCGAAGCCGCTCGCGCCCTCGACGCGCCCCCGCGCGTGCTGCTGGTGAGCTCAGCCGAGGTCTACGGCGCGGTGGGCGCCGACGCCGTGACCGAGGATGCGCCGCTGCGTCCCGTCACGCCGTACGCGGCGAGCAAGGTGGCGGCCGAGTACCTCGGCCTGCAGGCGTTCCTGGGCAGCGGCGTGCCCGTGGTGCGGGCGCGGCCGTTCAACCATGTAGGGCCGGGCCAGTCGCCGGGGTTCGTCGTGGCCGCGCTGGCCAAGCGCATCGCCGAAGCCGCTCGTACCGGCGCCACCACGTTGGCCGTGGGCAACCTCACGCCCCGGCGCGACTTCACCGACGTGCGCGACGTGGTGCGCGCCTACCGGCTGCTGGTCGAGCGGGGCGAGCCCGGCGAGGCCTACAACGTGTGCTCGGGCCGAGACGTCATGGTGGCCGACCTGGTCGAGCAGATGACCACGATCGCAGGCGTCACGCTGCGACTGGAGGCCGACCCCGAATTGGTGCGGCCGGTCGACGTCCCGGTCATGCGGGGGGACGCGTCGCGCCTGCACGCGTTGACGGGCTGGCAGCCCGAGATCCCGATCGAACAGACGCTGGCCGACGTCTTGGCCGAAGCCTGA